A stretch of the Streptomyces ortus genome encodes the following:
- a CDS encoding 5-(carboxyamino)imidazole ribonucleotide synthase, with protein MTFPVVGMVGGGQLARMTHEAGIPLGIRFKLLSETPQESAAQVVSEVVVGDHRDLGTLRAFARGCDVITFDHEHVPTEHLRALEADGIPVRPGPDALVHAQDKGVMRAKLTEIGVPCPRHRIVSDPADVAAFAAEGLPEGAEGDGFPVVLKTVRGGYDGKGVWIVRSAADAEDPFRAGVPVLAEEKVDFTRELAANVVRSPHGQAVAYPVVESQQVDGVCDTVIAPAPGISEELALRAEELALRIAKELGVVGHLAVELFETRGPDGKNDILVNELAMRPHNSGHWTQDGAITSQFANHVRAVLDLPLGDPRPRAPWTVMVNVLGGDYPDMYSAYLHCMARDPQLKIHMYGKDVKPGRKVGHVNTYGDHLDDVLERARHAAGYLRGTITE; from the coding sequence GTGACGTTCCCGGTAGTCGGCATGGTCGGCGGCGGTCAGCTCGCTCGTATGACGCACGAGGCTGGCATCCCGCTCGGCATCAGGTTCAAGCTCCTCAGCGAGACCCCCCAGGAGTCCGCGGCGCAGGTGGTCAGCGAGGTCGTCGTCGGCGACCATCGCGACCTCGGCACGCTGCGGGCCTTTGCGCGGGGCTGCGACGTGATCACTTTCGATCACGAACACGTACCCACCGAGCATCTGCGGGCCCTGGAGGCGGACGGCATCCCCGTGCGCCCCGGCCCCGACGCGCTCGTGCACGCCCAGGACAAGGGCGTGATGCGCGCGAAGCTCACGGAGATCGGGGTGCCGTGCCCACGGCACCGGATCGTGAGCGATCCGGCCGACGTGGCCGCGTTCGCGGCCGAGGGGCTCCCCGAAGGGGCCGAGGGGGACGGCTTCCCCGTCGTCCTCAAGACCGTCCGCGGCGGCTACGACGGCAAGGGCGTGTGGATCGTGCGGTCCGCGGCCGACGCCGAGGACCCCTTCCGGGCCGGCGTCCCGGTCCTCGCCGAGGAGAAGGTCGACTTCACCCGCGAGCTGGCCGCGAACGTCGTACGGTCGCCGCACGGCCAGGCCGTGGCGTACCCGGTGGTCGAGTCCCAGCAGGTCGACGGGGTCTGCGACACGGTGATCGCGCCCGCGCCCGGCATCTCCGAGGAGCTGGCGCTGCGGGCGGAGGAACTGGCCCTGCGCATCGCGAAGGAGCTCGGCGTCGTCGGCCACCTCGCCGTCGAGCTGTTCGAGACCCGGGGACCCGACGGGAAGAACGACATCCTCGTCAACGAACTGGCCATGCGCCCGCACAACTCCGGCCACTGGACCCAGGACGGCGCGATCACCTCCCAGTTCGCCAACCACGTCCGCGCGGTCCTGGACCTGCCCCTGGGCGACCCGCGCCCGCGCGCACCCTGGACGGTCATGGTGAACGTCCTGGGGGGCGACTACCCCGACATGTACTCCGCGTACCTGCACTGCATGGCACGCGACCCCCAGCTCAAGATCCACATGTACGGAAAGGACGTGAAGCCCGGCCGCAAGGTGGGCCACGTCAACACCTACGGCGACCACCTCGACGACGTGCTGGAGCGCGCCCGTCACGCAGCCGGCTACCTCAGAGGAACGATCACCGAATGA